The following DNA comes from bacterium.
GCGGCGCGAGGGCAGCGCCGGCCTGCAGATCGAGGCCGGACTGCTCGCGCCTCCGGCAGCGCCGCTGCGCCGGGCGCTGGCCTGGCGGCTCGCGCTGGCGCCCGCGACCAGCGCTCGCGGGCTCGCGCTCGGCGTCGAGGGGCTCCTGCTCGGCGGGCCGCAGCCGCGGCCCGCGCCGAGCGGGTGGCTGGGCGGAGCGCCGGGCGAGGAGCTGCACGCTGCGCTCGCGCTCACCGGGCCGGGCGACTGGCACTGGCGCCTCGCCCGCCGGCTGCGGCAGGGGCTGGGGCTCGCGCCCGGCCTGCGCCGCAGCGAGAGCGCGCTCTGCCTCGAGCAGACGGGCCGCCTGGCCCCCCTGCGCCTCGCCCTGGAACTGCGCCAGGTCGAGGAGCGCCGCACGGAGGCGATCCCCGCCGCGCCCGGCTTTCCGCGCGCCGTCTCGCGTCTCGCGCTCCGCCAGGAACTGGCGGTGAACCTCGAGAGCGCGGGCGGCCGCGCGCTCGCCTGGCGGCGTCGCTTCGGCGAGCAGGGCGTGGGCAGTCTCTTCCAGCTGCGAGCGCCGCTGCCGGGACTGCCGCGCCTGCGGCTTTCGCTGCTGCGCCACGAGCTCGAGCCCGGCGCGCCGGCCTTCCTCGTCGCCAGCGGGAGCGACGCCGCGCCCGGACTCGCGGCCGAGAGCGAAACGCGGGCGCTCGCCGGCAGCGGCTGGCAGCTCGCGGCGCGCCTGCCCGTGGGCAGTGCCGGCCGCCGTCTCCTGCTCAGCGCACGGGGCGCGCGGCGCGATGATGGCCGTCTGAGCGGCGCGCTCTGGGTGGACCTCGCGCTCGCGCGCAGCGCGCAGGCCCGCGATTGACAGCCCTCGCGATCGATGCTCACATGCCCGCATGTCACGCTTCAGCGGCAGCGGGGAGTGGACCGTCCTCGGTCTCATGTGCGGCACGAGCCTGGACGGCCTCGACGGCGCGCGCCTGCGCCTGCGCTGCGGCGCGGCAGGGCTGGAGGCCTGGGAGCTGCTGGACCATCGCGAAACGCCCTATCCGCCCGCGCTGCGGGCCGAGGCGGAGGCGCTCATCCGGGGCGAGGCGAGGAGCGCCGCGGACTTCGCCGCCCTGCACGTCGGCCTCGCGCGCGCCTTCGCGGACTTCGTGCGCGCGGTCTTCCCCGCGCCCATCGCCGACCTTGCCGGCTTCCCGGGCCAGACCCTCTGGCACGATCCCGAGGGCGCCGGCCTCAGCTTCCAGATCGGCAGCCCGGCCGCATTCGCTACCCTGAGCGGCCTGCCGACGGTGGGCGAGTTCCGCCTGCCCGATGTGCTCGCGGGCGGCCAGGGCGCGCCGCTGGTGCCGCTCGCCGACGCGCTGCTCCACCGCGACGCGCGCGAGACCCGCGTCCTGCTCAACATCGGCGGCATTGCCAATCTC
Coding sequences within:
- a CDS encoding anhydro-N-acetylmuramic acid kinase, translating into MSRFSGSGEWTVLGLMCGTSLDGLDGARLRLRCGAAGLEAWELLDHRETPYPPALRAEAEALIRGEARSAADFAALHVGLARAFADFVRAVFPAPIADLAGFPGQTLWHDPEGAGLSFQIGSPAAFATLSGLPTVGEFRLPDVLAGGQGAPLVPLADALLHRDARETRVLLNIGGIANLTLLPPGRGVEGVRAWDTGPGNTLLDSLARLATGEPCDRDGRLAARGRVLPDLLAQWLAEPWFQRPPPKSTGRELFGGTFLGPAALAALRRAHADADLA